From Ipomoea triloba cultivar NCNSP0323 chromosome 5, ASM357664v1, the proteins below share one genomic window:
- the LOC116019512 gene encoding putative late blight resistance protein homolog R1A-3 — translation MQKKADGQIKTCRIHDSLYEFCKSEAGKKNLFHIMDGGKRLDVNTTSLRRLCYHSSTPNISNVEKNPSCYFLNYYNKKKSPYPSGEHVHSLLVSSLEKSDVQLNQEQLRTIPNAFPLLRVLDIESLKLNSLPDELFSLYLLKYLAITTNLKFLPKRFKNLRELQTLVFKTTESTLEIDGGIWNMEKLRHVHTNTSTQLPSPQKESKSGYRNTDIRTLSTISPASCRKEIFIKTPKLQKLGVCGDLVELLEEMQGICLFNNLQMLDVLENLNLRGQSDKMLKVPKLEVFPPKLRKLTLSNTQFDWNGMIILGLLEELQVLKLDHNAFIGELWNLKDKVVFKQLQYLRIGRTNLVTWKAEKNNFPVLENLILRNCSYLEEIPYAFVDVHSLTVIELYHVSEKAVHSARKVYNLRQSKKDATTKGFDLFITSLPSEATPATAHAVENVNTSGFDLASSSILPPPTLIKMAPMVEEENVVGFDNEVKIIKDRLYRESMKLTVISIVGMVGVGKTTLAKMLFNDGDLQYEFFTRLWVYVSRVCNRKQIFLDILSHFTKRIKDFSDMSDENLAEQIKSFLEGGKYFIVLDDVCTKHDWECLKIAFPDNTKGNRILVTTRYCSVASHVDSTGIPHQLKFLRNIECWELIKKKVFGDERCLTSLESVGRSIAKKCNRLPLAVVLITPVLRENRTLTEWGRIAKDPFASIDYENQHYNPLMELMDSQLKDCFLYLAAFPMILEIDAGKLIHLWMAEGFIPEGELEHTAEKFLNDFVQRNLLIVSKRRADGRIKTVSIHEMLHAICIREAAKQNFIREFDVLGGVSNSTFTKGYRRLSVHSSVLQDLSEIIKPSSIDEQVQSFLYFSSDTLEFPKAPLATIPNSFPNLKVLDIRSVEVPVPKEFYRLQHLAYLGISVYFNLNLLPVEFENLSQLQTLVLHSTTQSALKIEADIWSMPKLRHVLSNTPVHLPTPIRRSTNSSGSAHIRTLSTISPTSCTGEILDKTPNLQKLGIRGNIVEVVESKKGISLFDNLQKLRNLENLKLLVHTINGQASLLRSFPRADKFPRRLRKLTLSNTSFEWKDLCVLGALNELEVLKLEEYAFKGEAWELKNVVFRCLKFLRIGRTNLAHWTTSKSCFPVLKTLIIRHCAGLTAVPSDFADVHSLELLELFYTNKAAVNSARDIEILKHERGNAHSSGFKLSIYPSDH, via the exons ATGCAAAAGAAAGCAGATGGTCAAATCAAAACATGTCGCATCCATGACTCATTGTATGAATTTTGCAAAAGTGAGGCTGGGAAGAAGAATCTGTTCCACATAATGGATGGAGGAAAAAGATTAGATGTGAATACAACTTCGCTTCGTCGTCTTTGTTACCACTCCTCTACTCCCAACATATCTAATGTGGAAAAGAATCCATCTTGTTATTTCCTCAATTACTACAACAAAAAGAAGAGTCCATATCCATCTGGTGAACATGTCCATTCTTTGTTGGTGTCATCATTGGAAAAGAGTGACGTTCAATTAAATCAAGAGCAATTAAGAACTATCCCAAATGCCTTCCCTCTTCTTAGGGTGTTGGATATTGAATCCCTCAAGCTTAACTCATTGCCTGATGAGCTCTTTAGCCTCTATCTTCTCAAATATCTTGCTATCACAACCAACCTCAAATTCCTCCCCAAAAGATTCAAAAATCTTCGTGAGTTGCAAACTCTTGTATTTAAAACCACAGAAAGTAC ACTAGAAATCGATGGAGGCATATGGAACATGGAAAAGCTAAGGCATGTGCATACTAACACTTCTACTCAATTGCCATCTCctcaaaaagaaagcaaaagtgGCTACAGAAATACAGACATCCGCACGCTTTCTACAATATCACCAGCAAGCTGTAGGAAAGAGATTTTCATTAAGACTCCCAAGCTCCAAAAATTGGGCGTTTGTGGGGACTTAGTAGAGCTTCTAGAAGAAATGCAAGGAATTTGTTTGTTCAACAATCTTCAAATGTTGGATGTCCTTGAAAACTTGAATCTCCGTGGCCAGTCGGACAAAATGCTAAAGGTCCCAAAGCTAGAAGTGTTTCCTCCTAAACTAAGAAAGTTGACCTTGTCCAACACACAATTTGATTGGAATGGTATGATAATATTGGGATTGCTGGAGGAGCTTCAAGTGCTCAAGTTGGATCATAATGCCTTCATAGGGGAGCTTTGGAATCTAAAGGATAAAGTCGTCTTCAAACAACTCCAGTATCTACGCATTGGAAGAACGAATCTGGTAACATGGAAAGCTGAGAAGAATAACTTTCCAGTTTTAGAAAATCTAATCCTCAGAAATTGCTCTTACTTAGAAGAAATCCCATATGCCTTTGTTGATGTACACAGCCTTACAGTCATTGAATTGTATCATGTCAGTGAAAAGGCAGTTCATTCCGCAAGAAAGGTATATAACCTAAGACAAAGTAAGAAAGATGCCACAACCAAAGGATTCGACCTCTTCATCACCTCTCTTCCATCAGAAGCGACGCCTGCAACG GCACATGCCGTGGAGAATGTCAACACTAGTGGATTCGACCTCGCTAGCTCCTCTATTTTGCCACCACCAACT TTAATAAAGATGGCTCCAATGgtagaagaagaaaatgtggTGGGATTTGATAATGAGGTGAAAATTATAAAGGACCGTCTCTATAGAGAATCAATGAAATTGACAGTTATCTCAATTGTGGGGATGGTAGGAGTTGGCAAAACTACACTTGCCAAAATGTTGTTCAATGATGGTGATCTTCAGTATGAGTTCTTCACTCGCCTTTGGGTTTATGTTTCGAGAGTTTGTAACCGAAAGCAAATATTTCTTGACATTTTGAGCCACTTCACTAAGAGAATTAAAGACTTTTCTGATATGTCTGACGAAAACTTAGCTGagcaaataaaaagttttttggAGGGTGGAAAGTACTTCATTGTATTGGATGATGTGTGTACAAAGCATGATTGGGAGTGTTTGAAGATTGCTTTTCCGGACAATACAAAAGGTAATAGAATCTTGGTAACTACTCGATACTGTAGTGTGGCTTCACATGTTGATTCTACTGGTAT CCCTCATCAACTAAAGTTTTTAAGAAATATTGAATGTTGGGAGTTGATAAAAAAGAAAGTTTTTGGAGATGAAAGGTGTCTTACTTCACTTGAATCTGTTGGTAGGTCCATAGCAAAAAAGTGTAATAGACTGCCACTTGCAGTGGTTCTGATCACCCCTGTCCTACGTGAAAATAGGACACTTACCGAGTGGGGACGCATAGCGAAAGATCCATTTGCAAGCATAGATTACGAGAATCAACACTACAATCCACTAATGGAATTAATGGATTCTCAGTTGAAAGATTGCTTCCTATACCTTGCAGCTTTTCCTATGATACTTGAAATTGATGCTGGGAAGTTGATTCACTTGTGGATGGCTGAAGGGTTCATTCCAGAGGGGGAATTGGAACACACTGCTGAGAAGTTTCTAAACGATTTTGTTCAAAGGAATCTTCTCATTGTATCCAAAAGAAGAGCAGACGGTAGAATTAAAACGGTGAGCATCCATGAAATGTTGCACGCAATCTGCATACGTGAAGCTGCTAAACAAAATTTCATCCGGGAATTTGACGTGCTTGGAGGAGTGTCAAACAGTACATTCACTAAAGGTTATCGCCGCCTATCCGTCCATTCATCTGTTTTGCAGGATTTATCAGAAATAATCAAGCCATCATCAATTGATGAACAAGTCCAGTCTTTCTTATATTTCTCTTCTGACACACTAGAGTTTCCCAAAGCGCCACTGGCAACCATCCCTAATTCCTTTCCAAATCTGAAGGTGTTGGATATCAGATCCGTCGAAGTGCCAGTTCCTAAAGAGTTTTATCGCCTGCAACATCTTGCTTACCTTGGGATCTCTGTTTATTTCAATCTCAATCTCCTCCCAGTGGAATTCGAAAATCTCAGCCAGTTGCAGACTCTTGTACTCCACAGTACCACACAAAGTGCTCTTAAAATTGAGGCAGACATATGGAGCATGCCAAAGCTAAGGCATGTTCTCAGTAATACTCCAGTCCATCTGCCCACTCCAATTAGAAGAAGCACAAACAGCTCTGGAAGTGCACATATAAGGACTCTTTCTACCATATCCCCTACAAGCTGCACAGGTGAAATTCTAGACAAGACCCCAAATCTTCAGAAGCTGGGAATTCGAGGGAATATAGTTGAGGTTGTGGAGAGCAAGAAAGGAATTAGTTTGTTCGACAATCTCCAAAAATTGAGGAATCTTGAAAATCTGAAGTTGCTGGTACATACCATCAATGGTCAGGCTAGTCTACTACGGAGCTTTCCTAGAGCCGACAAATTTCCAAGAAGGTTAAGAAAGCTGACTTTGTCGAACACTTCATTTGAGTGGAAGGACTTGTGTGTACTGGGGGCACTAAACGAGCTGGAAGTCCTCAAGTTGGAGGAATATGCGTTCAAGGGGGAGGCTTGGGAACTCAAAAACGTTGTTTTCAGATGCCTCAAATTCTTACGTATTGGAAGGACCAATTTAGCACATTGGACGACTTCCAAGAGTTGCTTTCCGGTGCTGAAAACGCTCATCATCAGGCACTGTGCTGGCCTCACAGCAGTCCCGTCTGACTTTGCTGATGTGCATAGCCTTGAGCTGTTGGAATTATTTTACACCAATAAAGCGGCTGTGAACTCTGCCCGGGATATAGAAATTCTAAAACATGAAAGGGGAAATGCACATAGCAGTGGATTTAAGCTCTCTATATATCCTTCGGATCATTGA
- the LOC116020357 gene encoding probable LRR receptor-like serine/threonine-protein kinase At3g47570 yields MHANFFGGKIPPSLASLKSIKHLDISNNKLTREIPRELQKLPFLEYSNISFNDLEGFDFMGNEFKALVYKFMENGDLDTWLHSHSDDRGRNILTVLQRLNITIDVASVLQYLHNDW; encoded by the exons ATGCATGCTAACTTCTTTGGAGGAAAAATCCCACCTTCTTTGGCTTCATTGAAAAGCATTAAGCATTTGGATATCTCAAACAACAAGTTGACTAGAGAGATACCGAGAGAACTCCAAAAGCTCCCTTTCTTGGAATATTCGAACATTTCTTTCAATGATCTAGAAG GCTTTGATTTCATGGGTAATGAATTCAAAGCTCTAGTTTATAAGTTTATGGAGAATGGGGACCTTGATACGTGGCTACATTCGCATTCAGATGATAGAGGGAGAAATATTCTGACTGTTCTTCAAAGGTTAAACATTACAATTGATGTAGCTTCAGTGTTGCAGTATCTACACAATGATTGGTGA
- the LOC116020356 gene encoding putative disease resistance RPP13-like protein 3 translates to MFLDSRERETDRAMVRVLDNVVEDVASKAVYKLVQTVAANIDLVRGIGSAIQDLTSDIETFNARLVDASMNPRANQLQVVKVVVKKFRAVVNEAQDAIAKYIALNKKHEDNALAKCLDFIPFPVCENTNVCANEIRSIRTKVNALFQVHEKDLVSLVSYKNNAQDNNGLKPLQDQPIVEEDYVIGFEDDLTTIKARLIEPSNNIVFIPIVGIPGTGKTTFAYQIFKDPNILNKFVHPIWVHVSQSFDRRQKFIEILCQITKRAEDFSKVTEDQLKKRIKDLLKDKRYLIVLDDIWEKKDLDSLKVAFPNNSQGSRVLVTTRFHNVVDSIGKPHILEPLDPDVSWRILEMNIFGKEGCCNDSLKTLGEEIAKRCNGLPLALVVVAGILQKTRTHTDWKRVAENPFLEINRKDQSYHKLVMLSYNHLPHEKLRDCFLYFAYFPMGHEIATSKLIHLWIAEEFIPTIDEWGYTLVEGSCC, encoded by the exons ATGTTTCTTGacagtagagagagagagacagacaGAGCAATGGTGCGAGTGTTGGAcaatgtggtagaggatgtggCATCCAAGGCAGTTTACAAGCTGGTCCAAACTGTAGCAGCCAATATAGACCTGGTTCGTGGCATAGGTTCTGCGATACAGGATCTAACCTCCGACATTGAAACCTTTAACGCCCGGCTCGTGGATGCTTCCATGAACCCAAGGGCCAACCAACTCCAAGTTGTGAAAGTAGTAGTGAAAAAATTCCGGGCTGTTGTGAATGAAGCCCAGGATGCAATTGCCAAGTACATTGCTTTGAACAAAAAGCATGAAGACAATGCTTTGGCAAAATGTTTGGATTTTATTCCATTTCCAGTTTGTGAAAATACCAATGTCTGCGCGAATGAGATCCGGTCCATTAGAACAAAGGTGAATGCACTTTTCCAAGTCCACGAAAAAGACCTTGTATCCCTCGTGAGCTACAAAAACAATGCACAAGACAATAATGGCCTGAAACCTCTCCAG GATCAACCAATAGTTGAGGAAGATTATGTAATAGGCTTTGAAGATGATTTGACGACTATAAAGGCTCGTCTCATTGAACCATCCAACAATATTGTTTTCATCCCAATTGTTGGGATTCCTGGAACAGGAAAAACTACATTTGCTTACCAGATCTTTAAAGACCCCAACATTCTCAACAAATTCGTACATCCCATTTGGGTTCATGTTTCACAAAGCTTTGATAGGAGACAAAAGTTCATCGAGATTCTTTGTCAAATTACCAAGCGTGCAGAGGACTTTAGCAAGGTAACTGAAGATCAGttgaaaaaaagaataaaggaTCTCTTAAAGGATAAAAGATACTTAATTGTATTGGATGATATATGGGAAAAAAAGGATTTGGATTCTTTAAAAGTTGCATTCCCTAacaactctcaaggaagcagaGTCTTGGTAACCACACGATTCCATAATGTGGTTGATTCTATTGGGAAGCCCCATATTTTAGAACCGTTAGACCCTGATGTAAGTTGGAGGATActggaaatgaatatttttgGAAAAGAGGGATGTTGTAATGACTCATTGAAAACTCTTGGGGAAGAAATAGCAAAAAGATGCAATGGACTCCCACTTGCTCTAGTGGTGGTGGCTGGTATCCTGCAGAAAACTAGAACTCATACTGATTGGAAACGAGTGGCTGAAAATCCTTTTCTAGAAATTAATCGAAAAGACCAAAGCTACCACAAACTTGTAATGTTGAGTTATAACCATTTGCCTCATGAGAAGCTGCGAGATTGCTTCttgtattttgcatattttCCCATGGGACATGAGATTGCTACTTCGAAGTTGATTCATTTGTGGATTGCAGAAGAATTCATTCCGACGATAGATGAATGGGGATACACTTTAGTTGAAGGATCTTGTTGTTAG